One part of the Candidatus Goldiibacteriota bacterium genome encodes these proteins:
- the ileS gene encoding isoleucine--tRNA ligase: protein MEKKDTAIHMPKTDFPMKGNLNQREPEFYKKWEDDKVYEKLLEKRKKENAPSYILHDGPPYANGNIHMGHTLNKVLKDIVVRYRSFKGYYSPYVPGWDCHGMPIEHKVAENLGSRAKTMTKPEIRRLCHEYAMKYVKLQGDQFKRLGIMGDWENPYLTLNKEYETKMVDIFWEMYKKGLVYRGLKPVYWCCRCETALAEAEVEYADHKSTSVFVKFKIKDDSKSKAKPGKDAYVVIWTTTPWTLPANVAIALHPDFDYAVYESNGVKYILAKGLKTQFEEKTGITGLKEISVFKGRDLEHAVCEHPFVDRDSLVINADYVTLETGTGCVHIAPGHGHEDYVAGLKYNLQILNPVDACGRYTNEFEMMKGEHVFAANLKIVELLKEKKALLAQEEITHSYAHCWRCKSPIIYRATNQWFISMEKDNFRGQALEQVKNVKWFNEWGEDRITKMISGRPDWCISRQRSWGVPIFVFTCKDCGESIVTEKTIAKVRSLIKEEGSDGWFKHTAKEILGDDCKCPKCGSDNVDRGSDIFDVWFDSGASSFSVLETREDLSWPADLYLEGSDQYRGWFQSSLLAAVGFKGKAPYKSVISTGWVVDGQGRAMHKSLGNVIDPLNLIKKGGADLLRLWVASEDFTTDQPISDEIMSRVTDSYRRIRNTFRYMLSAVNDFKKEDAVPYEELSSFDKYALHKMQVLLDSLDKYYENFEFYRVYREFSNFCSLFLSSYYFDVLKDRLYTFKSDGSQRRGAQTVIYKMLINLTKAIAPVLAFTADEVWQFIPQELKTENHIQLEKWAAEKEPLLDAQTVEEWEIFNKLRDAALKKIEDKRKEKLISHPYEAVVNIKYASVKLDRILKKLSKEEAEQMIIVSGVSYNPAEKLEEKEWDFGLEITASKSEGVKCERCWRYVDAVGKDSDYPGLCDRCVENLG, encoded by the coding sequence ATGGAAAAAAAAGATACTGCCATACACATGCCAAAAACCGATTTCCCTATGAAGGGAAACCTTAACCAAAGGGAGCCGGAATTTTATAAGAAGTGGGAAGATGATAAGGTTTATGAAAAACTCCTTGAAAAACGTAAAAAAGAAAACGCGCCTTCATACATTCTTCACGACGGGCCGCCTTATGCCAACGGCAACATACATATGGGGCATACTTTAAACAAGGTTTTAAAAGATATTGTTGTACGTTACCGTTCGTTTAAGGGTTACTATTCGCCATACGTTCCGGGATGGGACTGCCACGGGATGCCTATTGAACACAAGGTAGCCGAAAATCTTGGCAGCAGGGCAAAGACAATGACAAAGCCGGAAATACGCAGGCTGTGCCACGAATACGCTATGAAATACGTGAAATTACAGGGAGACCAGTTTAAAAGGCTTGGAATAATGGGAGATTGGGAAAACCCTTACCTTACTCTTAACAAAGAATACGAAACCAAGATGGTGGATATTTTCTGGGAAATGTATAAAAAGGGACTTGTCTACAGAGGCTTAAAACCTGTGTACTGGTGCTGCAGGTGCGAAACCGCGTTGGCAGAAGCCGAAGTTGAATATGCCGACCATAAATCCACATCTGTATTTGTAAAGTTTAAAATCAAAGATGATTCAAAGTCAAAAGCCAAACCGGGCAAAGACGCTTATGTTGTCATATGGACCACTACTCCGTGGACGCTTCCGGCAAATGTGGCGATAGCATTGCATCCGGATTTTGATTACGCGGTATATGAATCTAACGGTGTAAAATATATTTTAGCAAAAGGTTTAAAAACACAGTTTGAAGAAAAAACCGGCATAACAGGGCTTAAGGAAATATCCGTATTTAAGGGTAGGGATTTAGAACATGCCGTCTGTGAGCATCCTTTTGTAGACAGGGATTCGCTTGTAATAAACGCGGATTATGTAACGCTTGAAACAGGTACAGGATGCGTTCATATTGCGCCCGGGCACGGCCACGAAGATTATGTAGCGGGGTTAAAATACAACCTTCAGATATTAAATCCCGTGGACGCGTGCGGCCGGTATACAAATGAATTTGAGATGATGAAAGGCGAACATGTGTTTGCCGCCAACCTGAAAATAGTGGAGCTGTTGAAAGAGAAAAAAGCCCTGCTTGCGCAGGAAGAGATAACCCATTCTTACGCGCATTGCTGGCGCTGCAAAAGCCCTATAATTTACAGGGCCACCAACCAGTGGTTTATCTCCATGGAAAAAGACAATTTCCGCGGACAGGCGCTTGAACAGGTTAAAAACGTAAAGTGGTTCAATGAATGGGGAGAAGACAGGATAACAAAGATGATTTCCGGCAGGCCGGACTGGTGCATATCGCGCCAGCGTTCATGGGGTGTGCCTATTTTTGTTTTTACATGTAAAGACTGCGGCGAATCTATAGTCACAGAAAAGACCATTGCAAAAGTAAGATCGCTTATAAAAGAAGAAGGCAGCGACGGCTGGTTTAAACATACGGCAAAAGAAATTTTGGGCGATGACTGCAAATGTCCCAAGTGCGGCTCTGATAATGTGGATAGGGGAAGCGATATTTTTGACGTGTGGTTTGATTCCGGCGCTTCAAGTTTTTCCGTGCTTGAAACCAGGGAAGATTTATCGTGGCCGGCTGATTTATATCTTGAAGGTTCTGACCAGTACAGAGGCTGGTTTCAGTCATCGCTTCTGGCGGCTGTCGGTTTTAAGGGCAAAGCCCCATATAAATCAGTTATTAGTACGGGATGGGTGGTTGACGGGCAGGGGCGCGCCATGCACAAATCGCTTGGTAATGTAATAGACCCGCTTAACCTTATAAAAAAAGGCGGTGCTGACCTGTTAAGGCTTTGGGTGGCATCAGAAGATTTTACAACTGACCAGCCCATATCGGACGAAATCATGTCAAGGGTTACGGATTCCTACAGGCGCATAAGAAACACTTTCCGCTATATGTTAAGCGCGGTAAATGATTTCAAAAAAGAAGACGCGGTTCCGTATGAAGAACTGTCATCATTTGACAAATACGCACTTCATAAAATGCAGGTATTATTGGACTCTTTGGATAAGTATTATGAAAATTTTGAATTTTACAGGGTGTACAGGGAATTTTCAAATTTCTGTTCGTTATTTTTATCGTCATATTACTTTGATGTGTTAAAAGACAGGCTGTATACGTTTAAAAGTGATGGTTCTCAGCGCAGGGGAGCGCAGACTGTTATCTATAAAATGCTTATTAACCTTACAAAGGCAATTGCTCCTGTGCTGGCGTTTACAGCGGACGAAGTGTGGCAGTTTATACCACAGGAACTAAAAACAGAGAACCATATTCAGCTTGAAAAATGGGCAGCAGAAAAAGAACCGCTTTTAGACGCGCAGACAGTTGAAGAGTGGGAAATTTTTAATAAGTTAAGGGACGCGGCCCTGAAAAAGATAGAAGATAAAAGAAAAGAAAAACTTATAAGCCATCCGTATGAAGCTGTGGTAAATATTAAATACGCTTCCGTGAAACTTGACAGGATTTTAAAGAAGCTGTCAAAAGAAGAAGCGGAACAGATGATAATAGTATCAGGCGTGTCATATAATCCCGCGGAAAAACTTGAAGAGAAAGAGTGGGATTTTGGACTGGAAATAACAGCGTCAAAGTCTGAAGGTGTTAAGTGCGAACGCTGCTGGAGATATGTTGACGCCGTCGGGAAAGATTCCGATTATCCGGGGCTTTGTGACAGATGTGTTGAAAATCTGGGATAG
- the lspA gene encoding signal peptidase II, producing MRTLIITAVAVLGLDQAVKLLIKSTMKLYQSIPVIKGFLNITYIENSGVSYGMLGDVDHPAKRWVLLGIVALAMAAILTYWYKYRSPKFLYNFSCGLIIGGALGNFVDRLLIGRITDFIEVYHKSWHFPVFNVADSAISVGVVFFILFMLIYGEEKNAPHNS from the coding sequence ATGAGAACTTTGATAATAACAGCGGTGGCAGTTTTGGGATTGGATCAGGCGGTAAAGTTATTAATTAAGTCCACTATGAAACTTTACCAGTCAATACCCGTGATAAAAGGTTTTCTTAATATTACTTACATAGAAAACAGTGGTGTTTCTTATGGGATGTTAGGCGATGTGGATCACCCTGCCAAAAGGTGGGTTTTACTTGGAATAGTGGCGCTTGCGATGGCTGCTATTTTAACTTACTGGTACAAATACAGAAGCCCTAAATTTCTCTACAATTTCAGCTGCGGCCTTATTATAGGCGGCGCGCTTGGAAATTTTGTGGACAGGTTATTAATAGGCAGAATTACGGATTTTATAGAGGTTTATCACAAATCATGGCATTTTCCGGTGTTTAATGTCGCGGACAGCGCTATAAGCGTGGGTGTTGTATTTTTTATACTATTCATGCTTATTTACGGGGAGGAAAAAAATGCACCCCATAATAGCTGA